The proteins below come from a single Rhodococcus sp. WMMA185 genomic window:
- a CDS encoding HAD-IC family P-type ATPase, whose protein sequence is MYGALTPPATHHELTPHEVVELLSTDAQSGLDQQTARERFAQFGPNTLPRPARAGLLMRWLRQFHNPLIYVLLVCGVVTMALGEVVDSSVIFAVVIVNAIVGFVQESRAEAALEGLRALIRTEARVVRDGEVRSVPSERVVPGDLVVVEAGDRVPADMRMITLTELSADESSLTGESAPVSKNEVALPPDTVVADRRNMLYSGTLVTSGTGSGIAVATGANTELGEIHRLVGAADTLATPLTRKLAWFSRVLTVVIVALAAVTFVAGLLRAAEETNTFTAAVALAVSAIPEGLPAAVTVTLAIGVGRMARRRAVVRRLPAVETLGSTTVVCSDKTGTLTENQMTVQTVWTPDLVVDVHGSGFAPVGDIVDSTGAPVDPNPHAALRWTLLAGLLCNDASLSGTEDGQWSVVGDPTEGAMVVVAAKAGYDQDRTLSDMPRTGSIPFSSDRCYMATRHTRPDGPPVVVVKGAVEQVLALCRGQMSAAGEMDSLAAEEILQATSELADRGLRVLATAVRDDDPTDPADPDPDQLPGTLLFTGLQAMVDPPRASAADSVRACRRAGIAVKMITGDHAATATAIASRIGLTDQSPADNATLTGRDLADMTDEELEEAADRASVFARVSPQQKLRLVEALQRRGHVAAMTGDGVNDAPALRRADIGIAMGRSGTEVAKDSSDMVLTDDDFATIEAAVEEGRGVFDNLTKFIAWTLPTNVGQGAVILVAILGGLTLPILPVQILWINMTTALVLGLMLAFEPKERDIMARPPRDPDRPLLTSALTLRILLVSTVLVVGTWWLFQWELSTGAELAEARTAAVNLVVAVEILYLFSCRSLTQSPWRLGFFTNRWVLIGVTVQVIAQAAITYLPSANLIFDTAPVGWDTWIRVAAIAAVATAIVAVDKRLRGASAV, encoded by the coding sequence ATGTACGGTGCACTCACTCCCCCGGCCACTCACCATGAGCTGACGCCCCACGAGGTCGTCGAACTCTTGTCGACCGACGCCCAAAGTGGGCTCGACCAACAGACGGCCCGCGAACGATTCGCCCAGTTCGGACCGAACACCTTGCCGAGACCTGCTCGGGCCGGCCTGCTCATGCGATGGCTGAGACAGTTCCACAACCCGTTGATCTACGTGCTGCTGGTATGCGGGGTCGTGACCATGGCACTCGGAGAGGTCGTCGACTCGAGCGTCATCTTCGCCGTCGTGATCGTCAATGCGATAGTCGGGTTCGTCCAGGAGTCGCGGGCCGAGGCGGCACTCGAGGGACTGCGCGCCCTCATCCGCACTGAAGCCCGGGTGGTTCGTGACGGCGAGGTGCGGTCTGTGCCCTCCGAACGCGTGGTGCCGGGCGACCTGGTTGTCGTCGAGGCCGGCGACAGGGTTCCCGCGGACATGCGGATGATCACTCTGACCGAACTCAGTGCCGACGAGTCGTCGCTGACCGGCGAATCGGCACCGGTTTCGAAGAACGAAGTGGCCCTCCCTCCGGACACGGTCGTCGCAGACCGACGCAACATGCTCTACTCGGGCACCCTGGTCACCTCGGGGACGGGTTCCGGCATCGCGGTCGCGACAGGTGCGAACACCGAGCTCGGCGAAATCCACCGTCTCGTCGGTGCGGCCGACACCCTGGCCACACCACTGACTCGAAAGTTGGCGTGGTTCAGTCGAGTTCTCACGGTCGTCATAGTCGCTCTGGCCGCGGTCACCTTCGTGGCCGGGCTGCTGCGCGCCGCCGAGGAGACCAACACATTCACGGCCGCAGTCGCACTGGCGGTGAGTGCCATTCCCGAGGGTCTGCCGGCGGCGGTCACCGTGACCCTCGCGATCGGTGTCGGTCGGATGGCACGGCGGCGTGCCGTCGTCCGGCGCCTACCCGCAGTGGAGACTCTCGGTAGCACGACGGTGGTCTGTTCGGACAAGACCGGCACACTCACCGAGAACCAGATGACCGTGCAAACCGTGTGGACACCGGATCTCGTCGTCGACGTGCACGGCTCCGGGTTCGCTCCCGTAGGTGACATCGTCGACTCCACCGGGGCTCCCGTGGACCCGAATCCGCACGCGGCCCTGCGGTGGACGTTGCTGGCCGGATTGCTGTGCAACGACGCCTCTCTAAGCGGCACAGAGGATGGGCAATGGTCGGTGGTCGGCGACCCCACGGAAGGCGCGATGGTCGTGGTCGCCGCGAAGGCGGGCTACGACCAGGATCGGACCCTCTCGGACATGCCACGCACGGGGTCGATTCCGTTCAGCTCGGACCGCTGCTACATGGCGACGCGGCACACCCGCCCTGACGGCCCGCCGGTCGTCGTCGTCAAGGGCGCGGTCGAGCAGGTCCTCGCCCTGTGCCGCGGGCAAATGTCGGCGGCAGGCGAGATGGATTCCCTCGCCGCGGAAGAGATCCTGCAGGCCACCTCGGAGCTCGCGGACCGGGGATTGCGTGTGCTCGCGACCGCTGTCCGCGACGACGACCCAACCGATCCCGCCGACCCGGATCCCGACCAACTGCCCGGAACCTTGTTGTTCACCGGTTTGCAAGCGATGGTCGATCCACCCCGAGCCTCGGCCGCCGACTCGGTGCGCGCGTGTCGGCGCGCCGGCATCGCGGTCAAGATGATCACCGGCGACCATGCCGCCACCGCGACCGCGATCGCCTCGCGCATCGGTTTGACCGACCAATCCCCTGCCGACAACGCGACACTCACGGGACGCGATCTCGCCGACATGACGGACGAGGAGTTAGAAGAGGCCGCCGACCGCGCATCGGTGTTCGCGCGAGTGTCGCCGCAGCAGAAGCTGCGACTCGTAGAGGCACTACAGCGCCGCGGGCACGTGGCGGCGATGACCGGCGACGGGGTCAACGACGCGCCCGCGTTGCGGCGCGCCGACATCGGCATAGCGATGGGGCGCAGCGGAACGGAGGTAGCCAAGGACTCCTCCGACATGGTCCTCACCGACGACGACTTCGCCACGATCGAGGCGGCCGTGGAGGAGGGGCGGGGCGTCTTCGACAACCTCACGAAGTTCATCGCGTGGACTCTTCCGACGAACGTCGGTCAGGGCGCCGTGATCTTGGTCGCGATTCTCGGGGGCCTGACGTTGCCGATCCTGCCGGTGCAGATCCTGTGGATCAACATGACGACCGCACTCGTGCTGGGCCTCATGCTGGCGTTCGAGCCGAAGGAACGCGACATCATGGCCCGGCCCCCACGCGACCCGGACCGTCCCTTGCTGACCTCTGCGTTGACACTGCGGATCCTGCTGGTCTCGACAGTGCTGGTAGTGGGGACCTGGTGGCTGTTCCAGTGGGAGCTGTCGACCGGGGCCGAACTCGCGGAGGCACGCACCGCGGCCGTCAACCTCGTTGTGGCCGTCGAGATCCTGTACCTGTTCAGCTGCCGGTCGTTGACCCAGTCGCCTTGGCGGCTGGGATTCTTCACAAATCGGTGGGTGTTGATCGGGGTCACCGTCCAGGTGATCGCGCAGGCCGCGATCACCTATCTACCCAGTGCCAATCTCATATTCGACACGGCGCCAGTCGGGTGGGACACCTGGATTCGGGTGGCGGCAATCGCCGCTGTAGCCACGGCCATCGTTGCCGTCGACAAACGCCTGCGTGGCGCCTCTGCGGTGTAA
- a CDS encoding class I SAM-dependent methyltransferase — protein sequence MTNEPELDATDLCSQEFWDARYDSPTAVWSGDPNPHLVEQLKDVAPGNALDVGCGEGADAIWLASRGWNVIGLDVSPVALTRAAARADEAGAGIADRTSWQQTDLRSWEPPVHRFDLVSAHFIHVPSSDRRVLHRRLAAAVRPGGRLLVVGHHPSDLHTSVRRLDFPDLLFTADQIAAELDPDDWDIFVCAEPTREALDPEGKPVTIRDSVLHGVRRG from the coding sequence ATGACCAATGAACCTGAACTGGACGCGACCGATCTCTGCAGCCAGGAGTTCTGGGACGCGCGCTACGATTCGCCGACCGCCGTGTGGAGTGGAGATCCCAATCCGCACCTTGTCGAACAGCTGAAGGATGTCGCACCCGGCAACGCCCTTGACGTCGGCTGCGGAGAAGGTGCCGATGCGATCTGGCTGGCCTCGCGCGGATGGAACGTCATCGGCTTGGACGTGTCGCCGGTCGCCCTGACCCGCGCGGCCGCCCGGGCCGACGAGGCGGGCGCCGGCATTGCGGACCGCACGTCGTGGCAACAGACCGACCTCCGAAGCTGGGAGCCACCCGTCCACCGCTTCGATCTCGTGTCGGCACACTTCATCCACGTGCCCTCTTCGGATCGCCGAGTGCTGCACCGTCGCCTGGCGGCGGCCGTGCGGCCGGGCGGGCGACTCCTCGTCGTGGGCCACCATCCGTCCGACTTGCACACCTCCGTGCGCAGGCTCGATTTTCCGGATCTGCTGTTCACGGCAGATCAGATTGCCGCCGAGCTGGATCCCGACGACTGGGACATCTTCGTGTGCGCGGAACCGACCCGCGAGGCGCTCGATCCCGAAGGGAAGCCGGTCACCATCCGTGACTCCGTGCTGCACGGCGTTCGTCGAGGCTGA
- a CDS encoding nucleoside deaminase encodes MTLEDDERMIRAAIEAARSAPDADVPVGAVVFDEHGAAVARAVNSREAMSDPTAHAEIIALRAAARVYGDGWRLEGATLAVTLEPCTMCAGALVLARVARVVFGAWEPKTGAVGSLWDVVRDRRLTHRPQVRGGVLEDECAGLLEDFFQNRR; translated from the coding sequence ATGACTCTCGAAGACGACGAGCGGATGATCCGCGCGGCGATCGAGGCGGCCCGTAGCGCCCCCGATGCCGATGTTCCCGTGGGCGCGGTGGTGTTCGATGAACACGGCGCTGCTGTGGCGCGGGCGGTGAATTCGCGCGAGGCGATGTCGGATCCGACGGCCCACGCCGAGATCATCGCACTGCGGGCGGCGGCGAGGGTCTACGGCGACGGGTGGCGTCTCGAAGGGGCAACCCTGGCCGTGACGTTGGAGCCGTGCACGATGTGCGCCGGTGCCCTCGTTTTGGCAAGGGTCGCGCGGGTTGTGTTCGGCGCGTGGGAACCCAAGACCGGCGCTGTCGGATCTCTGTGGGACGTAGTTCGAGACCGTCGTTTGACGCACCGCCCGCAGGTAAGGGGCGGCGTCCTCGAGGACGAATGCGCCGGCCTTCTCGAGGACTTCTTCCAGAACCGAAGGTAG
- a CDS encoding serine hydrolase domain-containing protein: MTARVVTKANRRRGLTAAAAVLLLVLGAGCSNGPSSTDTAAVTTEARPGAEPNAQIDPATADAVDDAIENVMATASIPGAIVGVWGPDGDYVRAFGVADKTLNTPMKTDFHSRIGSVTKTFTVTGVLQLVDEGLVSLDDPISMYVEGVPSGDEITLRQLARMQSGLANYTEIDEFQQAVLANLEANFTPQQLLDYAFARPATFPPGQGLEYSNTNTILLGLVVEKVSGMSLPEYLSQKITQPMNMEHTSLPVTNAFPGPHPTGYTTQTADGEEAVSTDWNPSWGGAAGAMISTLDDLRIWAPALATGALLQPETQAQRLETVAVQGAPSEISYGLGIFDVGGWLGHNGSIPGYQTVSVYLPERETTLVIMINTDIPYEGSSPSALLAEAITEIISPDNVFRLDAGM, encoded by the coding sequence GTGACAGCTCGAGTCGTGACCAAAGCGAATCGAAGACGAGGTCTGACGGCGGCTGCGGCTGTCTTGCTGCTGGTACTCGGGGCAGGGTGCTCGAACGGCCCCTCTTCCACGGACACCGCGGCGGTCACCACCGAGGCGCGGCCCGGTGCCGAACCGAATGCGCAGATCGATCCGGCTACGGCTGACGCCGTCGACGATGCGATCGAGAATGTGATGGCGACGGCGTCGATTCCCGGTGCGATCGTGGGCGTCTGGGGTCCGGACGGCGACTACGTGAGGGCGTTCGGAGTAGCCGACAAGACGTTGAATACTCCAATGAAGACCGATTTTCACAGCAGAATCGGAAGTGTCACAAAAACATTCACTGTTACCGGCGTATTGCAGCTCGTCGACGAAGGCCTCGTTTCCTTAGATGATCCGATCTCGATGTACGTCGAGGGTGTGCCATCGGGTGATGAGATCACCCTGCGTCAACTTGCCCGGATGCAAAGCGGGCTCGCCAACTACACGGAGATCGACGAGTTCCAACAGGCGGTGCTCGCGAATCTCGAAGCCAACTTCACTCCGCAGCAACTCCTGGACTATGCCTTTGCACGGCCCGCGACTTTTCCGCCTGGACAGGGATTGGAGTATTCCAATACGAACACGATTCTTCTCGGGCTTGTCGTCGAGAAGGTCAGTGGAATGTCGTTGCCGGAGTACCTGAGTCAGAAGATCACCCAGCCGATGAACATGGAACACACGAGTCTGCCCGTCACCAATGCGTTTCCGGGACCACATCCGACTGGCTACACCACCCAGACCGCTGACGGTGAGGAAGCGGTATCTACGGACTGGAATCCGTCATGGGGAGGGGCGGCGGGAGCGATGATTTCGACCCTCGACGACCTTCGCATTTGGGCTCCTGCCCTGGCTACCGGAGCGTTGCTGCAGCCGGAGACTCAGGCGCAGCGGCTCGAGACGGTGGCTGTGCAGGGTGCGCCGTCTGAGATCAGCTACGGGCTGGGGATCTTCGACGTTGGGGGCTGGCTCGGGCACAACGGCAGCATCCCCGGCTACCAGACCGTATCCGTGTATCTCCCGGAGAGGGAGACGACTCTCGTGATCATGATCAACACCGACATCCCATACGAAGGTAGTTCGCCGAGTGCGTTACTCGCGGAGGCGATCACGGAGATCATCTCGCCGGACAACGTCTTTCGTCTCGATGCCGGTATGTAG
- a CDS encoding TetR/AcrR family transcriptional regulator, whose amino-acid sequence MKRPAKRTGRRPGPNTTRSLIEETARKQFAQLGYDRTSMRQIALEAEVDPTLVSHYFGTKLDLFIAVVELPIDPGALIDHVTSGERDSAGVRLATVVLDVLDDEVRRRPIVGMIRAATSEPEAARLVREFLTRNIVIPIAEHLDTDHADYRAGLVMSQIVGLTLARYIIGVEPLASHPRELVAADLGATLQRYLLGDLSHTPPIDQKGADHELAPHRVRHVLPARPAIVGHPAS is encoded by the coding sequence ATGAAACGTCCTGCCAAGCGGACGGGGCGCCGCCCGGGACCCAACACCACCCGGTCCCTGATCGAGGAAACCGCCCGAAAACAATTTGCCCAGCTGGGCTACGACCGCACCTCGATGCGACAGATCGCACTCGAGGCCGAAGTGGACCCGACGTTGGTGAGCCACTACTTCGGTACCAAGCTCGATCTGTTCATCGCCGTGGTCGAGTTGCCGATCGATCCGGGTGCGCTGATCGATCACGTCACCAGCGGTGAGCGCGACAGCGCCGGGGTGCGATTGGCCACCGTCGTGCTAGATGTCCTCGACGACGAGGTTCGCCGCCGACCCATCGTCGGCATGATCCGCGCTGCGACCTCGGAACCGGAAGCCGCGCGGCTGGTGCGTGAGTTCCTCACGCGCAATATCGTCATTCCCATAGCCGAGCACTTGGATACCGATCACGCCGATTACCGTGCCGGGCTGGTGATGTCGCAGATCGTCGGTCTGACGTTGGCGCGCTACATCATCGGTGTCGAGCCGCTGGCTTCCCATCCCCGTGAGCTCGTCGCCGCCGATCTGGGGGCCACCCTGCAGCGCTATCTGCTCGGCGACCTGAGCCACACACCGCCGATCGACCAAAAGGGGGCCGACCATGAGTTGGCGCCACACCGTGTTCGACACGTTCTACCGGCTCGGCCGGCCATTGTGGGACACCCCGCCTCCTGA
- a CDS encoding DNA cytosine methyltransferase, whose product MVGLFAGIGGLELGLKEHGWNTEMLCEIDPGAQAVLRTRFAEVPVHSDVTKLRSLPRNVELVAAGFPCQDLSQAGRTAGITGARSGLVDEVFRLVKRKKGPRWLLIENVPFMLQLGRGAAMRHITDALEDLGYMWAYRVVDARAFGLPQRRQRVLMLASRTEDPRAVLFGEDAGERLIDDPAEFPCGFYWTEGTRGLGWAVNAVPTLKGGSSVGIASPPAVRLPSGEIVTPGLVDAERLQGFDPDWSAPAALVPGFRNSHRWRLVGNAVSVRMASWVGRRLLESDAYERGIETPLEPGDTWPVAAWGSNRRAFRVHTSTWPVQEPYEDLSGFLEDSRLLSARATAGFLKRARMGNLRFVPGFIDDVENHLDRMGGFPVAAA is encoded by the coding sequence ATGGTGGGCCTGTTCGCCGGTATCGGCGGGCTCGAGCTAGGCCTCAAGGAGCACGGCTGGAACACCGAGATGCTGTGCGAGATCGACCCAGGTGCCCAGGCGGTTCTGCGTACCCGATTCGCAGAGGTCCCAGTACATTCCGACGTCACCAAACTGCGTTCCCTGCCTCGCAACGTCGAACTCGTTGCAGCCGGTTTCCCCTGCCAGGATCTCTCGCAGGCCGGCAGGACCGCCGGTATCACCGGCGCGCGCTCCGGCCTCGTGGACGAAGTGTTCCGTCTGGTGAAGCGCAAGAAGGGCCCGCGCTGGCTATTGATCGAGAATGTTCCGTTCATGCTGCAGTTGGGCCGGGGGGCGGCTATGAGGCACATCACCGACGCCCTCGAGGACCTCGGCTACATGTGGGCATACAGGGTGGTCGACGCGCGCGCTTTCGGGCTTCCTCAGCGTCGACAGCGTGTCCTGATGCTTGCCTCGCGCACCGAAGACCCCCGCGCAGTCCTGTTCGGCGAGGATGCCGGAGAACGACTGATCGATGATCCCGCCGAGTTTCCGTGCGGCTTCTACTGGACCGAGGGCACCCGAGGCCTTGGCTGGGCGGTCAATGCGGTTCCCACCCTGAAGGGCGGTTCGTCTGTCGGTATCGCCAGCCCACCCGCTGTGCGATTGCCCTCGGGCGAGATCGTGACACCCGGCCTCGTGGACGCCGAGCGCTTGCAGGGCTTCGACCCGGACTGGTCCGCTCCCGCCGCGCTCGTTCCCGGATTCCGCAACAGCCACAGGTGGAGGCTGGTAGGCAACGCCGTGAGCGTGCGAATGGCGTCTTGGGTCGGGCGGCGATTGCTCGAATCCGACGCATACGAGCGGGGTATCGAGACTCCGCTCGAGCCCGGGGATACCTGGCCGGTCGCCGCCTGGGGCAGCAACCGTCGGGCATTCCGCGTACACACCTCCACTTGGCCGGTTCAAGAACCGTACGAGGATCTCAGCGGGTTCCTCGAGGACTCACGACTTCTGTCTGCGCGAGCGACCGCGGGATTTCTCAAGCGTGCGCGAATGGGCAACCTGCGATTCGTTCCCGGGTTCATCGACGATGTCGAGAACCACCTCGACCGCATGGGCGGCTTCCCCGTAGCCGCGGCGTAG
- a CDS encoding class I SAM-dependent methyltransferase, whose translation MSWRHTVFDTFYRLGRPLWDTPPPEQLCDAVEGEDALPPGHALDVGCGTGTNVIYLAKHGWQATGVDFSATAIERARRAAEGVGGAAFLEGDATKLSQLDIGKPIDLVLDMGCYHSLPAAAKPTYAAELAAVVEAGTPLMMWEGIRIKHGEIADVFSRDFVVERTEPKDFVIKRLVFSHAIGGTWYWLRRRPQ comes from the coding sequence ATGAGTTGGCGCCACACCGTGTTCGACACGTTCTACCGGCTCGGCCGGCCATTGTGGGACACCCCGCCTCCTGAGCAACTGTGCGACGCCGTCGAAGGCGAGGACGCGTTGCCGCCTGGGCACGCACTCGATGTCGGCTGCGGCACCGGCACCAACGTGATCTACCTGGCCAAGCACGGCTGGCAGGCCACCGGCGTCGACTTCTCGGCCACCGCCATCGAGCGTGCGCGGCGTGCCGCCGAGGGCGTTGGCGGGGCGGCCTTCCTGGAAGGCGACGCGACCAAACTATCGCAGCTCGACATAGGCAAACCGATCGACCTTGTGTTGGACATGGGCTGCTATCACTCCCTGCCTGCCGCAGCCAAACCCACCTATGCGGCGGAGTTGGCCGCGGTCGTGGAGGCGGGGACACCGTTGATGATGTGGGAGGGCATCCGCATCAAGCACGGCGAGATCGCCGACGTGTTCAGTCGCGACTTCGTCGTCGAACGCACCGAGCCCAAAGACTTCGTCATCAAGCGGCTTGTGTTCAGCCATGCCATCGGCGGCACCTGGTACTGGCTACGGCGCCGTCCGCAATGA
- a CDS encoding putative glycolipid-binding domain-containing protein: protein MSIQESGAAMWPAVLTWQAENAPRMESVRVQLNGDRIKAAGRIIGGACDEHPAFSASYDLVTDESGVTRRLSLRTAVASGERQMSISRDVEGTWMVEHGVNHVRSTFEGALDVDMVLSPFFNSLPIRRYGLHLRSEDVEVPVVYVNLLDLRVEGAMLTYSSRPDSIHVLSPVVSSSVTIDRDGFIINYSGLAGRI, encoded by the coding sequence GTGAGCATCCAAGAGTCCGGTGCCGCGATGTGGCCCGCAGTGTTGACGTGGCAGGCGGAGAACGCACCACGAATGGAATCGGTGCGCGTCCAGCTCAACGGCGACCGCATCAAAGCCGCAGGCCGGATCATTGGGGGCGCGTGCGACGAGCACCCCGCGTTCAGTGCGTCCTACGACCTCGTCACCGACGAAAGTGGCGTCACCCGCAGATTGTCGCTGCGGACGGCCGTTGCGTCAGGTGAGCGGCAGATGTCGATCAGCCGGGACGTCGAAGGCACCTGGATGGTGGAGCACGGTGTCAATCACGTACGTTCCACGTTCGAGGGCGCCCTCGACGTCGATATGGTCCTCAGCCCGTTCTTCAATTCCCTCCCGATCCGGCGGTACGGGCTGCATCTGAGATCCGAGGACGTCGAGGTCCCGGTGGTGTATGTCAACCTGCTCGACCTGCGCGTCGAGGGTGCCATGCTCACCTACAGCAGCCGGCCCGACAGCATCCACGTGCTGTCACCGGTGGTGAGTTCGTCGGTGACCATCGACCGCGACGGGTTCATCATCAACTACTCCGGCCTGGCCGGGCGGATTTAG
- a CDS encoding very short patch repair endonuclease, producing MPSTDPATSARMRAQRRRDTAPELSLRRELHRRGVRYFVDRAPVKGIRRRADLVFPRRKVAVYVDGCFWHSCPEHATFPKNNAKWWAEKLAGNVTRDRDTDARLEDAGWTVVRVWEHENPAAAADRVQGVLDDTDTTDR from the coding sequence ATGCCCAGCACCGATCCTGCGACCAGCGCCCGGATGCGAGCACAGCGGCGGCGCGATACCGCCCCCGAACTCTCGCTCCGACGAGAACTGCACCGGCGCGGAGTCCGCTACTTCGTGGACCGAGCCCCGGTGAAGGGCATCCGACGTCGCGCTGACCTGGTATTTCCACGCCGCAAGGTGGCGGTTTACGTGGACGGCTGCTTCTGGCACAGCTGCCCAGAGCACGCAACCTTTCCCAAGAACAATGCCAAGTGGTGGGCGGAGAAACTAGCCGGAAATGTCACCCGGGACCGCGACACCGACGCCCGACTCGAGGACGCCGGTTGGACGGTGGTCCGGGTCTGGGAACATGAGAATCCGGCCGCGGCCGCGGACCGGGTTCAGGGGGTCTTGGACGACACCGATACGACCGATCGGTGA
- a CDS encoding tRNA adenosine deaminase-associated protein produces MGVQRAENNSASSERVGDLEGFGVAVVREDGRWKVKALAAAALTSLRVAEEELRALRSAGAFFGLLDVDDEFFVVLRPAPSGTRLLLSDATAAVDYDIAADVLEALNIEVPDIDPDDLDDVEPWGEGDMSLLSDLGVPEPVLAVIVAETDLYPDEQLGMIAQRLGFATELSGVLDKLPR; encoded by the coding sequence ATGGGTGTACAGCGCGCGGAAAACAACAGCGCCTCGTCGGAACGGGTAGGGGACCTGGAGGGCTTCGGTGTCGCAGTAGTGCGCGAGGACGGCCGATGGAAGGTCAAGGCCCTTGCTGCGGCAGCTCTGACCAGTCTCCGCGTCGCGGAGGAGGAGCTGAGGGCTCTACGTAGTGCGGGGGCATTCTTCGGTCTGCTGGACGTGGACGACGAGTTCTTTGTCGTGCTGCGGCCGGCGCCGTCGGGGACACGTCTATTGCTGTCCGACGCCACCGCAGCCGTCGACTACGACATCGCCGCCGACGTTCTCGAAGCGCTCAACATCGAGGTCCCGGACATCGATCCGGACGACCTCGACGACGTGGAGCCGTGGGGTGAGGGTGACATGTCGCTGCTCTCCGACCTCGGCGTGCCCGAACCGGTTCTCGCGGTGATCGTCGCCGAGACCGACCTCTACCCTGACGAGCAGCTCGGGATGATCGCGCAGCGACTCGGATTCGCAACCGAACTGTCCGGTGTGCTGGACAAGCTCCCGCGGTAG
- a CDS encoding prephenate dehydrogenase gives MCQPGRVSDNAFTPPVCVLGLGLIGGSLLRAAVRAGRRAWGHNRSAQSVNAARADGFDVDTDLVAVLQRASAESALIVIAVPLPAVAETLTAIARHAPNCSITDVVSVKAEVAAAVARQGLGDRYVGGHPMAGTSASGWSVGSADLFHDAVWVVGTDDDADPDIWTQVAQLALDCGSVVVPAESAEHDRAVARISHLPHLLAETLAVAGASGGPLALGLAAGSFRDGTRVAASAPSLVRAMCEGNRDALLAALDEALMLLQDARTQLSQQSSTATLVDAGHAARTTYENQETWEISGIVPGQAGWIDSMRDAGRRGGRLRRL, from the coding sequence ATGTGCCAACCTGGTCGGGTGTCTGACAACGCTTTCACACCCCCGGTGTGTGTCCTCGGCCTGGGATTGATCGGCGGTTCACTGCTGCGTGCGGCGGTCCGCGCGGGCCGGCGAGCGTGGGGGCACAATCGATCTGCTCAGTCCGTCAACGCGGCCCGGGCCGACGGATTCGACGTCGACACCGACCTGGTTGCCGTGCTCCAACGCGCGTCGGCTGAGTCCGCGCTGATCGTCATCGCCGTTCCGCTGCCCGCTGTTGCCGAAACTCTCACCGCGATCGCCCGTCACGCGCCGAACTGCTCGATCACCGATGTCGTGAGCGTCAAAGCAGAAGTTGCCGCGGCGGTCGCCCGTCAGGGGCTCGGCGACCGGTACGTGGGCGGGCACCCGATGGCGGGAACGTCGGCCTCCGGCTGGAGCGTTGGGAGCGCCGACTTGTTCCATGACGCTGTGTGGGTGGTAGGCACCGACGACGATGCCGACCCCGACATCTGGACACAGGTTGCGCAACTGGCGCTCGACTGCGGTTCCGTCGTCGTCCCCGCGGAGTCCGCCGAACACGACCGAGCCGTCGCCCGCATCTCCCACCTCCCGCACCTGCTGGCCGAAACTCTCGCAGTCGCGGGAGCCAGTGGCGGGCCGCTGGCGCTCGGGCTCGCCGCGGGCTCGTTCCGCGACGGCACCCGGGTGGCCGCCAGCGCACCGAGCCTCGTCCGGGCCATGTGCGAGGGCAACCGCGACGCTCTGCTGGCGGCACTCGACGAAGCGCTCATGCTACTTCAGGACGCGCGCACGCAACTGTCGCAACAGTCGTCGACCGCAACACTTGTCGACGCCGGGCACGCAGCGCGCACAACCTACGAAAACCAGGAGACCTGGGAAATCAGCGGCATTGTCCCGGGGCAGGCAGGCTGGATCGACAGCATGCGCGACGCGGGTCGCCGGGGCGGGCGACTTCGCCGCCTCTAA